The following are from one region of the Corythoichthys intestinalis isolate RoL2023-P3 chromosome 17, ASM3026506v1, whole genome shotgun sequence genome:
- the LOC130905866 gene encoding neuropeptide FF receptor 2-like, protein MKQNLSATRNSSWAVAPRGRQDNVTYVDFYLHRPSVAAVFAASYLLIFLLCMLGNGVVCFMVLRRRGMRTVTNLFILNLAVSDLLVGIFCMPTTLVDNIITGWPFGNTVCKLSGMVQGISVSASVFTLVAIAVDRFRCIVYPFKQKLTIATSKRIIAVIWVLAASISCPSGVMLHVAQEPSVRIVLRRRQESRPFYWCRENWPGPDMRKVYTTVLFVNIYLAPLALIVIMYARIGLVLFRSSKPSASLRGLGPGTEAQRAVSRKKKRVIAMLLVVALLFVLSWLPLWTLMMLSDYARLSESQYRVVNIYLYPLAHWLAFFNSSVNPIIYGFFNENFRRGFRAAFKLQLCDAVTEHQRSFSLRLQGSSVLTILFCQR, encoded by the exons ATGAAGCAAAACCTCAGTGCCACCAGGAACTCATCATGGGCGGTCGCGCCGCGGGGTCGCCAGGACAACGTGACCTACGTGGACTTTTACCTCCACCGGCCGTCGGTGGCGGCGGTTTTTGCCGCGTCGTACCTGCTCATCTTCCTGCTGTGCATGCTGGGTAACGGTGTGGTTTGTTTCATGGTGCTGCGGCGCAGGGGCATGCGGACAGTGACCAACTTGTTCATCCTCAACCTTGCTGTCAGTGACTTACTGGTGGGCATCTTCTGCATGCCCACCACGCTGGTGGACAACATCATCACAG GATGGCCTTTTGGGAACACGGTCTGCAAACTAAGCGGGATGGTTCAGGGAATCTCGGTGTCGGCATCTGTCTTCACACTGGTGGCTATAGCTGTTGACAG GTTCCGTTGCATCGTGTATCCTTTCAAGCAGAAGTTGACCATTGCCACGTCCAAGCGCATCATCGCCGTCATCTGGGTCCTGGCGGCGTCCATATCGTGCCCGTCGGGCGTCATGCTGCATGTAGCGCAGGAGCCCAGCGTGCGCATTGTCCTGCGGCGTCGCCAGGAAAGCCGCCCCTTCTACTGGTGCCGGGAGAACTGGCCCGGTCCAGACATGCGCAAAGTTTACACCACGGTGCTCTTTGTCAATATCTACCTTGCCCCGTTGGCTCTCATCGTCATCATGTATGCCCGCatcggtttggtgctgttcagaAGCTCCAAACCGTCTGCGTCCCTCCGAGGCCTCGGGCCTGGGACTGAGGCCCAGCGGGCTGTCTCCAGGAAGAAAAAACGCGTGATCGCGATGCTCCTGGTGGTGGCGCTGCTCTTCGTCCTGTCTTGGCTGCCATTGTGGACTCTGATGATGTTGAGCGACTACGCCAGACTGAGCGAGAGCCAGTACCGCGTGGTTAACATCTATCTGTACCCGCTGGCTCACTGGCTGGCCTTCTTCAACAGCAGCGTCAACCCCATCATTTATGGCTTCTTCAACGAGAACTTCCGGCGGGGTTTTCGGGCCGCCTTCAAACTTCAGCTGTGCGACGCAGTCACTGAGCACCAGAGGAGCTTTTCCCTTCGT TTGCAGGGAAGCTCTGTTTTGACCATTcttttttgtcaacgatga